From a single Solanum dulcamara chromosome 4, daSolDulc1.2, whole genome shotgun sequence genomic region:
- the LOC129884342 gene encoding mavicyanin-like — MATYTTAAVYEVGDSQVFNYNNKYHNVMQVSRQEYESCTITDPIATFNTGKDSITLPSSGDYYYVCGIPGHCQIGQKFHIHIVGTNSQGSVDNPSQTSVVASPLSYMWLIFIISILELCFSLRILDFGYLFPCLVAI, encoded by the exons ATGGCTACTTACACAACAGCTGCTGTTTATGAAGTTGGTGATTCTCAAG TTTTCAACTACAACAACAAGTACCACAATGTGATGCAAGTGAGTAGGCAAGAATATGAATCATGCACAATTACAGATCCAATTGCCACATTCAATACTGGCAAAGACTCTATTACTCTTCCATCCTCTGGTGATTACTACTATGTCTGTGGAATTCCTGGTCATTGCCAAATTGGGCagaaatttcatatacatattgttGGAACAAATTCACAAGGAAGTGTTGATAATCCATCTCAAACAAGTGTTGTTGCATCACCCCTTTCTTACATGTGGTTGATCTTCATCATAAGCATTCTTGAATTATGCTTCTCTCTTAGAATTTTAGATTTTGGTTATTTGTTTCCATGTTTAGTTGCCATATAG
- the LOC129884343 gene encoding mavicyanin-like, whose translation MTFFGKTMLVMLVVAMAAWGSTMATVYQVGDSAGWTFNYNYNEWAFFKQFQVGDTLVFNYDPQLHNVRQVDINDYNSCTEINPIASFNSGSDSITLDTPGVDYFFLCGIPGHCASGLKFHIKISATPTSIPVTPPPPRTSTNTNNPYRGHFPSSTNNPTQTMKPHSSASTAYSFNMLFTLFLLAMV comes from the exons ATGACTTTCTTCGGAAAAACAATGTTGGTCATGTTGGTGGTGGCGATGGCTGCTTGGGGATCCACCATGGCTACTGTGTATCAAGTTGGTGATTCTGCAGGGTGGACATTCAATTACAATTACAATGAATGGGCTTTTTTCAAGCAATTTCAAGTTGGTGATACCCTTG TTTTTAATTACGATCCTCAATTGCACAACGTGAGGCAAGTTGACATCAACGACTACAACTCATGCACTGAAATTAATCCAATTGCCAGCTTCAACTCCGGTAGTGACTCAATCACCCTCGACACTCCTGGCGTGGACTATTTCTTCTTGTGTGGCATTCCTGGTCATTGTGCATCTGGACTcaaatttcatatcaaaattagtGCAACTCCAACAAGTATTCCAGTAACTCCGCCGCCTCCTAGGACGAGTACGAATACGAATAATCCTTATCGTGGTCATTTTCCTTCTTCAACAAACAATCCAACTCAAACTATGAAACCTCACTCTTCTGCAAGCACTGCTTATTCATTCAACATGTTATTCACATTGTTTCTTCTAGCCATGGTTTAA